One Actinoplanes missouriensis 431 DNA segment encodes these proteins:
- a CDS encoding aminotransferase class V-fold PLP-dependent enzyme produces MGMLERIRDGLAGTGQVLDGPFGPRRITYADYTASGQALDFIEDFIRDQVLTRYANTHTEASATGAQTGALREEARSIIHRSVNAGPDHVVIFCGSGATAAVAKLVGILGLRIPENLDDGYGLSAHIPAADRPVVFVGPYEHHSNELPWRESIADVVEIESDHTGHVDLDALRAALLAYADRPLRVGSFSAASNVTGIRTDTAAVSRVLREHGALSVWDYAAAGPYVPITMDDKDAVFLSPHKFAGGPQTPGVLVVDRRLLTNRVPVIPGGGTVAYVDPSGHRYLSDPVAREEGGTPAIVESIRAGLVFAVKEAVGTDLIEGRERALWRRARERWRAEPAIEILGDPDADRLSIVSFQIRAGERHLHHNFVAALLNDLFGVQARSGCSCAGPYGHRLLGIDESHSREFRGEIVGGWEGIKPGWSRLNFNYFIADATADYLIEAVLLIARYGARLLPQYRFDPRTGRWTHLRHTRPAVHLADLRLDADGTVTMPPVAPVADPSTAEADLAGYLVEAQSILSAAPVPDDGFHPGLPPAFEKLRWFLLPDVCLV; encoded by the coding sequence ATGGGGATGCTGGAACGAATCCGGGACGGGCTGGCCGGCACCGGGCAGGTGCTGGACGGGCCGTTCGGGCCGCGGCGGATCACGTACGCCGACTACACCGCCTCCGGGCAGGCCCTCGACTTCATCGAGGACTTCATCCGCGACCAGGTGCTGACCCGCTACGCCAACACGCACACCGAGGCGTCCGCGACCGGCGCGCAGACCGGGGCGCTGCGCGAGGAGGCGCGCTCGATCATCCACCGCAGCGTCAACGCCGGCCCCGACCATGTCGTGATCTTCTGCGGGTCCGGGGCGACGGCGGCGGTGGCCAAGCTGGTCGGCATCCTCGGCCTGCGCATCCCGGAGAACCTCGACGACGGGTACGGTCTGAGCGCCCACATTCCGGCGGCGGACCGCCCGGTCGTCTTCGTCGGGCCCTACGAGCACCATTCCAACGAGCTGCCGTGGCGGGAGTCGATCGCCGACGTCGTCGAGATCGAGTCCGACCACACCGGGCACGTCGACCTGGACGCGTTGCGCGCGGCGCTGCTGGCCTACGCGGACCGGCCGTTGCGGGTCGGCAGCTTCTCCGCCGCCTCCAACGTGACGGGTATCCGCACCGACACCGCTGCGGTCTCCCGGGTGCTGCGCGAGCACGGCGCCCTGTCGGTCTGGGACTACGCGGCAGCCGGGCCGTACGTGCCGATCACCATGGACGACAAGGACGCCGTCTTCCTCTCCCCGCACAAGTTCGCCGGTGGACCGCAGACGCCCGGCGTGCTGGTGGTGGACCGAAGGCTGCTGACCAACCGGGTGCCGGTGATCCCCGGCGGCGGGACCGTGGCGTACGTCGACCCGTCCGGCCACCGCTACCTCTCCGACCCGGTCGCCCGGGAGGAGGGCGGCACCCCGGCGATCGTCGAGTCGATCCGGGCCGGCCTGGTCTTCGCGGTCAAGGAGGCCGTCGGCACCGACCTGATCGAGGGACGGGAACGCGCCCTCTGGCGGCGCGCCCGTGAGCGCTGGCGCGCCGAGCCGGCCATCGAGATCCTCGGCGACCCGGACGCCGACCGGCTCTCGATCGTCTCCTTCCAGATCCGGGCCGGCGAGCGCCACCTGCACCACAACTTCGTGGCGGCCCTGCTCAACGACCTCTTCGGGGTGCAGGCGCGCAGCGGGTGCTCATGCGCCGGCCCGTACGGGCACCGGCTGCTCGGCATCGACGAGTCGCACTCCCGGGAGTTCCGTGGCGAGATCGTCGGCGGCTGGGAGGGGATCAAGCCGGGCTGGAGCCGGCTCAACTTCAACTACTTCATCGCGGACGCCACCGCCGATTACCTGATCGAGGCGGTGCTGCTGATCGCCCGGTACGGCGCCCGGCTGCTCCCGCAGTACCGGTTCGACCCGCGTACCGGCCGGTGGACCCACCTGCGCCACACCCGTCCCGCGGTCCACCTGGCGGACCTGCGGCTGGACGCGGACGGCACCGTCACGATGCCGCCCGTCGCGCCCGTCGCCGATCCGTCCACCGCCGAGGCCGACCTCGCCGGATATCTGGTGGAGGCTCAGTCGATCCTGAGCGCTGCGCCCGTACCCGATGATGGTTTTCACCCCGGCCTGCCGCCGGCGTTCGAGAAGCTCCGGTGGTTCCTGCTTCCGGATGTCTGCCTGGTCTAG
- a CDS encoding LacI family DNA-binding transcriptional regulator: MQSHRLPTLEDVARVAGVSRATVSRVINGIRNVDPELHRQVWTAVDQTGYVPNRLARSLVTRRTGTVALVVSDSETHDDDPFMSRFFSDPYFGRVVGGLMSVLRPAGVQLALQMVGADGHKRLVGDLRNGQADGAVVLSLPARDPLPRLLAEAGIPAVLIGRPAEPVPVSYVDLDNSAGAELAAARLADRGCRRPALITGPPEVPASADRISGFRRAMARHGHAWVPSAAGNLTQESGSAAMRTLLADHPGTDGVFVANDLMALGALLVLRDAGRRVPDDVAVVGFDDSSAALAARPALTTVRHPLEDMSAEAARLLLTSIDDPSARVTSVIYEPTLIPRHSA, encoded by the coding sequence ATGCAGAGTCACCGGCTGCCCACGCTCGAGGACGTGGCCCGCGTGGCGGGTGTCTCGCGCGCAACCGTCTCCCGCGTCATCAACGGCATCCGCAACGTCGATCCCGAGCTCCACCGGCAGGTGTGGACGGCTGTCGACCAGACCGGGTACGTGCCGAACAGGCTGGCCCGCTCCCTGGTGACCCGCCGCACCGGCACGGTCGCCCTGGTCGTCTCCGACTCCGAGACCCACGACGACGACCCGTTCATGAGCCGGTTCTTCAGCGATCCCTATTTCGGGCGGGTCGTCGGCGGGCTGATGAGCGTGCTGCGCCCGGCCGGTGTGCAGCTGGCCCTGCAGATGGTCGGCGCCGACGGGCACAAGCGGCTCGTCGGCGACCTGCGCAACGGCCAGGCCGACGGCGCCGTGGTGCTCTCCCTGCCGGCCCGCGACCCGCTGCCCCGCCTGCTCGCCGAGGCCGGCATCCCGGCCGTGCTGATCGGCCGGCCCGCCGAGCCGGTCCCGGTCAGCTACGTCGACCTGGACAACTCGGCCGGCGCCGAGCTGGCCGCCGCCCGCCTGGCCGATCGCGGGTGCCGCCGGCCGGCGCTGATCACCGGTCCGCCCGAGGTGCCGGCGAGCGCCGACCGGATCTCCGGATTCCGCCGCGCGATGGCCCGCCACGGGCACGCCTGGGTGCCCTCCGCCGCGGGCAACCTCACCCAGGAGAGCGGATCGGCGGCGATGCGGACGCTGCTCGCCGACCACCCGGGGACCGACGGCGTCTTCGTGGCGAACGACCTGATGGCCCTCGGCGCGCTGCTGGTGCTCCGCGACGCCGGCCGGCGGGTGCCGGACGACGTGGCGGTGGTCGGATTCGACGACAGCAGCGCCGCGCTCGCCGCCCGCCCGGCGCTCACCACGGTCCGGCACCCGCTGGAGGACATGTCCGCCGAGGCCGCCCGGCTGCTGCTGACCAGCATCGACGATCCGTCGGCCCGGGTCACCTCGGTGATCTACGAACCCACCCTGATCCCGCGTCACTCCGCCTGA